A single genomic interval of Rosistilla ulvae harbors:
- a CDS encoding 3-hydroxyacyl-CoA dehydrogenase NAD-binding domain-containing protein, whose translation MNGNTYKHFGVYRDDRDVVTVWIQHATRSVNVFDDEVITELRQIVGELEEDRLAKLIVFRSAHESGFMAGADVSKIAQLTVVEVEEALATGQALFTRIASLDVPTLAVISGPCLGGGLEFALACRYRIAQESSSTRFGLPEVQLGVIPGWGGTQRLPRRVGLLQSLPMILQGKKMTAGKAFEIGLVDRIAGEGNWKSAVDQFIQQLLKRPYLPQHKPRKSLASRFFDHTSIGRRIVLHRARNQTARESAHYPAISAAIRAVEAGLKRKGDGFATERSEFSRLIETPTCRNLLELFFRRERARSVATWRSPANREAADQPFSAHPTFHKIGVIGSGVMGAGIAQLAAMHRYHVVIKEISEELVAAGMSRIERSMSGLVASGRLPAADAQAAMGRISATCDWDPLESVDLVIEAVVERDDVKAKVFRELSKVVNPHGVLTSNTSSLSIAHMADASNRPQQVGGLHFFNPVHRMELVEVVRASATSDAVVDELVQFVRSLGKTPIVTSDTPGFLVNRILFPYIGEAIQMICDGMEAEAIDREARRFGMPMGPLELLDQVGIDVAYHVSGALDSVLRDNERVVTLLGKMVAAGWIGCKSGQGFYRYDGKHRGAPSPMKAITNGVPTTMVPHLDMATDGLSDMQRRLIYPLINESVQCLQQRVVAEAWMVDLAMVLGTGFAPFRGGPLSMAEGLGWKAIARNMKALEVMYGIRFEPATRLEELASTGGTLYASSEDRSGFGSQRLTRH comes from the coding sequence ATGAATGGCAACACCTACAAACATTTTGGCGTCTATCGCGACGATCGCGATGTGGTGACGGTTTGGATCCAACATGCAACCCGATCGGTAAACGTCTTTGATGACGAAGTGATTACCGAACTGCGGCAGATCGTCGGCGAATTGGAGGAGGACCGGTTGGCAAAATTGATCGTCTTCCGCAGCGCTCATGAGAGCGGATTTATGGCGGGAGCAGATGTTTCTAAGATCGCTCAGTTGACGGTCGTGGAGGTGGAGGAGGCTTTGGCGACTGGCCAAGCGTTGTTCACGCGGATCGCAAGTTTAGACGTGCCGACGCTGGCTGTGATTTCGGGACCTTGTCTAGGAGGCGGTTTGGAATTTGCATTGGCCTGTCGATACCGGATTGCGCAGGAGAGCAGCTCGACACGATTCGGATTGCCCGAGGTGCAATTGGGAGTTATCCCCGGATGGGGCGGAACTCAACGCTTGCCGCGCCGCGTGGGGTTACTTCAATCGTTGCCGATGATCTTGCAAGGCAAAAAAATGACGGCTGGCAAGGCGTTCGAAATCGGTCTGGTCGATCGCATCGCGGGGGAAGGGAATTGGAAATCCGCGGTCGATCAATTCATCCAGCAATTGCTCAAACGCCCCTACCTGCCTCAACATAAGCCACGGAAGAGCTTGGCATCACGGTTCTTCGATCACACGTCGATCGGTCGCCGGATCGTCTTGCATCGCGCTCGAAACCAGACGGCTCGCGAGAGTGCTCACTATCCCGCGATTTCCGCAGCGATTCGCGCCGTCGAAGCGGGGCTGAAACGCAAAGGTGATGGTTTCGCCACCGAGCGATCTGAATTCAGCCGATTGATCGAGACGCCAACCTGTCGCAACCTGTTGGAGCTGTTTTTCCGCCGCGAACGAGCTCGTTCGGTTGCCACTTGGCGTTCCCCTGCAAACCGTGAGGCGGCGGATCAACCGTTCTCCGCTCATCCCACGTTTCACAAAATTGGAGTGATCGGATCGGGAGTGATGGGGGCGGGAATTGCACAGCTGGCGGCGATGCATCGGTACCATGTCGTGATCAAGGAGATCAGCGAGGAGTTGGTTGCGGCGGGGATGAGCCGAATCGAACGTTCGATGTCCGGACTTGTGGCCAGCGGGCGGTTGCCGGCCGCCGATGCGCAAGCCGCGATGGGACGTATTTCAGCAACCTGCGATTGGGACCCATTGGAGAGTGTCGATCTGGTGATCGAAGCTGTCGTCGAACGCGACGATGTGAAGGCCAAAGTTTTTCGAGAGTTAAGTAAAGTCGTTAACCCACACGGTGTGTTGACCTCCAATACGTCATCGCTGTCGATCGCTCACATGGCCGACGCCTCCAATCGTCCGCAGCAAGTCGGCGGTTTGCACTTCTTTAATCCGGTCCATCGGATGGAGTTGGTCGAAGTCGTGCGCGCATCGGCCACCAGCGACGCGGTCGTGGATGAACTGGTGCAATTTGTCCGTTCACTCGGCAAGACGCCGATCGTCACCTCCGACACGCCCGGATTTCTGGTCAATCGAATCTTGTTTCCCTACATCGGCGAAGCGATTCAGATGATCTGCGATGGGATGGAAGCCGAGGCGATCGACCGGGAGGCTCGCCGATTCGGAATGCCGATGGGGCCGTTGGAACTGTTAGATCAGGTTGGAATAGACGTCGCGTATCACGTATCGGGAGCACTCGATTCGGTGCTCCGAGACAATGAACGCGTCGTCACGCTGCTCGGCAAAATGGTTGCCGCTGGATGGATCGGTTGCAAAAGCGGGCAGGGGTTCTACCGGTACGATGGCAAGCACCGCGGGGCTCCGTCGCCGATGAAAGCGATCACCAACGGCGTGCCGACGACGATGGTTCCACATCTGGATATGGCAACCGATGGATTAAGCGATATGCAACGTCGGCTGATCTATCCGTTGATCAATGAATCGGTCCAGTGCTTGCAGCAACGCGTCGTCGCCGAGGCTTGGATGGTCGATTTGGCGATGGTCCTGGGAACTGGGTTTGCACCGTTTCGGGGAGGCCCGTTGAGCATGGCCGAAGGCCTCGGCTGGAAAGCGATTGCTCGG
- a CDS encoding thiolase family protein: MIEPLKPIAILAGQRTPFAKAYGAMNDVSAAELGRAAVAAALSQAQLKPDQVEELVFGNVSGPADSANIARVVALQAGIPHDRIAHTVNRNCGSGMESILSGWQIIRESRARVVVAGGTESMSGIPLLVRPSAAKLLMQLSRSKRIGSKLAILAKLRPRHFKPVAGVMLGLTDPVSGLNMGETAEVLAKEFAISRDDQDAFALQSHQKAVSAREQCFLSGEITPIEFAGRTIDKDDGPRANQSIGQLRKLKPIFDPHGTVTAGNSCPLTDGAAAVLLVDADDDLAKTHPPLGRITAYAIAGCDPRRMGLGPVYATAKLLKQTGLTLSDFDLFEINEAFAAQVLACLAAMQSTAFARQELDLSSPMGELPVDRLNVHGGAIALGHPVGTTGTRMVITLLRALRERGMQRGLATLCIGGGQGFAMVVET, translated from the coding sequence ATTTGCCAAAGCGTATGGAGCGATGAACGATGTCTCGGCCGCAGAATTGGGGCGGGCTGCCGTTGCGGCCGCGTTGTCTCAAGCTCAATTGAAACCTGACCAGGTGGAAGAACTTGTGTTTGGCAACGTCTCCGGACCGGCCGATTCAGCCAACATCGCTCGTGTGGTCGCGCTGCAAGCGGGGATTCCCCACGATCGCATCGCGCACACGGTGAATCGCAACTGTGGATCGGGGATGGAGTCGATCTTGTCGGGGTGGCAGATCATTCGCGAATCGCGGGCCCGCGTGGTCGTCGCTGGCGGAACGGAGTCGATGTCCGGGATCCCGCTGTTGGTCCGCCCTTCGGCAGCGAAGCTGTTGATGCAATTGAGCCGCAGCAAGCGGATTGGATCGAAGTTGGCGATTTTGGCAAAGCTGCGCCCCCGACACTTCAAACCGGTTGCGGGTGTGATGTTGGGACTGACCGATCCGGTCAGTGGATTGAACATGGGGGAGACCGCGGAGGTGTTGGCGAAAGAGTTTGCAATCAGCCGAGACGATCAGGATGCGTTTGCGTTGCAGAGCCATCAAAAGGCCGTCTCTGCTCGCGAGCAATGTTTTCTATCGGGCGAGATCACACCGATCGAATTCGCGGGGCGGACCATTGACAAAGATGACGGGCCACGAGCGAACCAATCGATCGGACAGCTGCGGAAACTGAAACCGATTTTCGATCCCCACGGGACCGTGACGGCGGGAAACAGTTGCCCGTTAACCGATGGTGCGGCTGCGGTTTTGTTAGTCGATGCGGACGATGATTTGGCGAAAACGCACCCGCCCCTGGGACGCATCACCGCCTATGCGATCGCTGGATGCGATCCGCGGCGGATGGGGCTGGGCCCTGTCTATGCGACGGCAAAGTTGCTGAAGCAGACCGGTTTGACACTGTCCGATTTCGATCTGTTTGAGATCAACGAAGCCTTCGCCGCTCAGGTCCTGGCCTGCTTGGCAGCGATGCAGTCGACGGCGTTTGCCCGTCAGGAACTCGACCTGAGTAGCCCGATGGGCGAACTGCCGGTCGATCGTTTGAACGTGCACGGGGGGGCGATTGCGTTGGGACACCCGGTGGGGACGACGGGAACGCGGATGGTAATCACGTTGTTGCGGGCGCTCCGCGAGCGTGGAATGCAGCGTGGGTTGGCAACCCTGTGCATCGGCGGCGGGCAAGGTTTTGCAATGGTTGTGGAAACGTAA